A region of the Aquila chrysaetos chrysaetos chromosome 15, bAquChr1.4, whole genome shotgun sequence genome:
GCAAACCATAAAGGCTGAACACCTTCCAAAGATGTGATGAGGGTGATAGCATGTCAAAAAACTACAGAATCCCCCTTCTTGCTTACACTGACTTTCATTTCTTGGAGTCAGAGATACACCTGTACAGAGAAAcaattgaaaggaaaagataatttGGGAGAATATTGTGTAATTGCAAGAAGGGCTGGCACTCCACTAGGATTTCAACTCATTTTGTGGGCCCAGTATTAAAAAGACCAGAATTGCACCTTCAATAGCAAGTGAACTACCTCGAAGTACTATCAGCTAAAGCCCTGAGGCACAGGTATACCTGCCTGTTTGTGGTACAAAGGAATATTTTCCATCCTCCCGCTGTCCCTGCAGAAGGAGCAGCTCTTCCATAAAGCCTTGGCTAGCTCATCCAGCCTGGGGTAGAGGGCTTTGATATCTCAGAATCACACACATCTAGGGGTCCTCAGAAGGTGCTAAATATCTGTGATTAGACAAGAGACTTCCCCATTCATTTTTTAGGTGAGCAGTGTAGACTGCATAGGCTGATTGCAATGGGAACTCATCTGGAGACACCCTGCAGAGGAACATCTAAATGCCCAGGCTGGACCCCAGAGCTCAATCCCTCCCTAACCCACAGAAGGAGCCAAACTCTTATTCTTGGATGGCTTTCTCCTCACCAGCCCCTCTACCCTCAGAGGAAGGGGCATTGTGAGAGCATCCTTTGGTATATCCCATTGCATGACTTTTCATGCTGGAGCAAAGCCACAAAACCATTCCTTCCTTTGAGTAGCcctaaaaaaatacagttgcttCCTGGGACATGGAAGACCCCACTGATGGGGGTTCACACCTCACTcatcttccctcttcccctctcacctgcagcaccctggaccaacaggaggaagaaggggaagagcaggTACAGGATCTTCATGGCTGATGCCTGGCCCAGGTCTTCACGGGGCTGCAGAGGGCACACACCAAGGCAACAAGGGCATGGGACACCCCAGGCAGTGCAGAAGCCTGGGCACAGTGGTATACCAAACTGCAGATGTGTTATCCTGAACAAAAGAAGATGGTGTTGTCTGTAACCTATTCACAAAAACAACAGCTACCTATGCAATTATTTCGTGAGTAGCCTAACGAATAGTTCAGGAAGTTGCAGGCAAGGCAGTACCTAAacacatatttttcagttatcCTCCTTATGCTTTCTCCCAAGCACAGACTGTAGATCTTATGTCTGGTGATTTATGCTGTTTGAAGTAAAAAAGCAGCTGGTGCTATTTAGAGAATGCAGTCAGTAAACTTACCTTTGGAAGTACCTTGGGCCTTACACAGGGCACACTTGTCTCTAAAACAGACTTAAATATTTCTAGGGAGACATAATCAAAGATATAGACTAGGTATGCTTTCAAGTATGCTCATCATATGAGTTATGCCTAGTGCCTGTGCTCTCTTGCTTCTGCATGTCTTTACCAAAGGCCAAAGTAGAGAAGGTTTGCATGCTTCGGAGATGCTTGTGCCAATGCTGAATGCAAAAGCAATAGTAAAGCTACGGTCATGAAATGATTCTGTGCAGCAGCTCACCAGTTAGGAGACAGAGGGGAGAGAAGTGTCTCACTGACCAAAAATATCAGGAAAACACAACTTTTCAAGTTAACTGAAGGATGAAAGAATGGAAATTCTCTGTACTGCTGCATATGAAGTAGTTCATCCCTTTAAGTTATAGAGTTCCCATTTCCCCAGACTACAAGATCCTGGTGTCCCTTTTCAAACACCACAGAAACTTTCCAATCTCTCCTGCGCTGGGGAAACCCTACATCCAGCTTCAGCAGGTTCCAAGCTCTAAAGGGGAGGAATTCGTATTgtcaattacttttttccctagAATGCTCAGATGACATCATTATGTGAACAGATACATCCAACAGTTTGTCATTTAGACAGTTCCTCTATGATGGGACTTGAAGAGAGAGACTGAATGGGTGGCCAACCTGAAAGAGACCCCATAGTTACTTGCCTGACAAGGGAAGGTCTTGGTCTTCAGGCAGCAACAAACCCAACAGGAACCACTTGCGCCCAGGTGCCCTTGGGTCCGAGGAGTACTG
Encoded here:
- the LOC115351382 gene encoding antimicrobial peptide THP1-like — its product is MKILYLLFPFFLLLVQGAAGVSLTPRNESQCKQEGGFCSFLTCYHPHHIFGRCSAFMVCCKSVGHRTISLRFLKTLGFKAASTKERHAPRFWLLEPSPVVLSPPCLCRPQVV